The DNA region CTTGGGTCGCGCCAACTGACGTATATGCCACCTAGATCCTTGAGTTCAAACATCCCTATTTTAGGGCTGATAGTAAGGATGGCCTCGACAACATACGTCGcaaggcgcccgcgcccagAAAACAGCCCGCTGCCGAGGATTTTACCACCAGCCAGCACGTGAGCGTTATTTCGGAGCAACTCACAGCCACGCAGCAACAAGTCCAGCAACTTCAGGAGTTATACGCCGACGTGTCGCAGACTAACAGATTGCTCGTCAACGAGGTGCTGACCCTACAAAAGATGCTCAACGCTCAGAAACAGGCACAGTATGAGCTCCTGAACTACCTCTCACCGTACAACGACAGCCGCAACCGGACACTTGTCAACCAACAGATCGGCTCGAACGGTACggcggacgtggacgacTCGGTTCCGGAGCttcgccgcgcccgcgagctgCTCTCTAGTGTGACGACGGATTCTGTTGCCGACCGGGAGTTGGAGCGCCTTCAAGGCATGTACGGGTCTCCCACGGACTcggccaccatcatcacgcccgtgtcgatgccgatgatgcACGATCCAATGACCGACCTGAGCCGGTATCCCGTTTATCCGGTGGGCCAGACGGTTGGAATTGACCCGTTCTCGTCCGATCACATCCACAAGATCCCATACGCCATGCCGAACGAAGGCGCATCCATGGGCGTCTccgagccgccgacgacctcggcgcaagccacggcaccggcaccggcagcaccTGCGactgcgcccgcgcctgccGCTGACAAGTCCACGTCCCTGTGGGGGCCGAAGAAGCCATTGGTGTTCCTGGTGGAGGATGATTCGACTTGCGCCAAGATAGGAATCAAGTTCCTCAAATCGATGGGATGCGAGGTCGAGCACGCGGTATGTtgtggccccccccctccgcccagTGCGTCTCATGACGGCTGGCGCTGATGTCATCGTAGCAAAACGGCGCGGATGCTTTCAACAGAGTCAGCACAGTTGGGCGCGACCATTTCGACATGATGTTCATGGATATCATCATGCCTCGACTTGATGGTGTTTCGGCGACAATGTACATTCGTCAACATTGTCCGTCCACACCGATCATCGCCATGACCTCCAACATCAGACCCGACGAGGTCAACAGCTATTTCGAGCACGGTAAGTAAACGTTGTTGCCTCGCGACCGAAGAGCTGGAGTGCTAATGGTGGTTAGGCATGAATGGTGTGCTGGCCAAACCTTTCACCAAGGAAGGCATGCTCAAGTCGATCAAGACTCACATGGCCCATCTGCTGAagaacccgccgccgccacagaACGAGACAGACGGATCGGGGTATATGATGGGTGGAGTCCCCTTTATGGGTAACTCGATGAAGTTCGagacatcgacgccgcccccgcccggggcttcgggctcgggctggTCCCCGGGTCACATGGCACAAGGTGGCACAGACCAATGGGGCGGCTTCATGAACGGTGGAAATCAGTACGGTATGGGCCGTCATGGCTACGGTACGGCCATGGACTCGACGTCAGGGCGCATGTCGGACCATGACAGCCCGCCCGAAAAGCGACAGCGGCTGAATCAAGGAAACTATGGCTGAGTGAGAGCGGGCCAGGACGGGCAAAGGGCGTGCGATATCGGTCGACGGACGGAtcgagcgagcgacgagcggcaagccgcggccggtggcggcttgttggcgacggTTTCTTCTCGGGAGGGACGCGCTCCTGCGATGcagggcggccatgggctgCGTGAGGGAAGCGCGCAGCTGGTTCCCGGAAATCGGCTTCGGTACTAGCCAGCCAGGATTTCCACAGAAGGAagcggcttcttcgaggCGGAAGGTATCAGGGCAGGTGGTAATGCCCTGTTCCCATTCGAGGGTCGAATCGCACAACGGGCGATGGGGGAGGTTTTTGGATAATAGTCGGGCGCCGTTACCAACGAGCGGAGCGAGAAATTGGAGGCTGGCGCATTGCGATCAAGGCTAAAGGGTCAGGCGGTCAGACTGTACGGGCCTTTACGGAGGCACGCAATCTTCAAAGCAGAAAAGCGCAGTAAGAAGATGTGACTAcccgtgacgacgagggggggcgggcctTCGACGGGCGTCGAGAGTGTGCATACGTGAAGATGGGTGAATGCAAGAGCTTCGTGGActgagccggcggcgacgcggccggaCGAGACGACGCAGTCGAGCACAGGGCCGTGTCGGAGGGCGGGAAAACGGCGCATATAAGAGGCAAGGCCGTCTTTCTTTGGTGGTCCCGGCAATAACAGCGGTTGGGGTTGCGGGAGTGCCCTTTTGACGTGGCGCGCGCCTCCTGGGGCCCGGACCCCGGCCCCGGGCTGAGGTCCATTGAGGTCTCGACCGGGCTTTTCGGGCGGGGGGTTCTGGAGCATCGGAGCTTCGCCGTGCGGCCGaacgtggtggtggggagAGAggtgggggaagggggggtttAACGGGTAGTAGTAGGTAAGTACGCAGGTACGTAGGACAAGGCGTCGTGTACTGTATATTGGGCGGGAAAGTTgtgggatgatggatgattGTCTGTCCCTACGGGATATGCGGGCAAGGATGCGCTTGATGGGAGGGAAATGTGAAACCGTTCGTGATGCTTGGAGTATGTATGAGTATCGAATAAAGTGAATGGAGACGTACGTATGAAGGAGTAAAGTAGGTGATGAAGGGCTTCATGTGACCAGGATGGGGACGGCAGAGGGAGCAATGCAATGAATGCCTGGACGGCCAAACGGACAGGACGCCCGCTGTATTATATCCGGAGGAGGTCGCGTTCTGAATTCGTGGGGGGGGCGAGAGAGCCGCGAAACCCCCCTTGGCGccgggcaagcaagcaggcaagcaagcaggcaagcaggcaggcaggcaggcagcaagCAAGACGCGGGCAGCTGCCAACAAACTGGGggccgccgtccttggccttggctcTCTCTTGGGCCGGCCGAGCGAATGAGTCGACTCATatgctgcgcgcccgcggcagaGCAACAAAGCGCTGGGGCCTCCCGAATATATACGTGGGGTGGTCGTACTACATggtatgtacatacatacccACCTGAGTAGTAGGTACCCAGGCCTCCGGCTGAGAAGATGTTACGTGAAGATATGGAAAGGGTCGGCCGACGGGACAGTACTGTACATGTTGAGCGCATGCGCGCGGGGGTGGCGTTGCGCAGGCCCgacctccctccccttccttaCCGAACATGATGCCCGcctgcgatggcggcgtcgttggttttgtgtgtgtgtcagAACGGGCGGGCTCTTTTGCGgtgaggcaggcagacaTGAAGTCGCACGCAGCCAAAgttggtaggtaggtaggtgtGAAGTATAGTATTCATATGTATGGGGGCTATGCATACGTACatgagacggcggcagccacggcgtACTGATGTGAATGTGcgtatgtgtgtgtgagtgtgtgtgtgtgcctgcaTGTCTCTCGGCAGTTACGAAAAGCGAGTTACGGCTACCACACGAACTTTGTctcctggctggcctgggtTGCCTTGACAGGACGTtgggggacggacgggatgCCGCTGAAGCGGGTCCCTGCACCGGATGATGGGGCGTGCCGCAGGTGGCAAGTATATtatacgtacgaagtagtcgtcgtcgtctacCTAAGTACTTATCAGACGTAGGTAtgcagggcagggccagACAGGTACTACCGCCGTGTAAGATGAGTATGTACTACGTACTGGGAAGCCTTGGGGGCAAGTGGATTGCAAGACGGGCCGGATGGACGATGATGCAACGTGCGGGCgttgttggctggctggctggctggctggctggcggacAAGGGCGAGACTCGCGTGGTGCCACGACGTTTGTGCTCATCGAAAAAACGTGCAAGCGAGTACGAGCTGGACGCTACGGCTGCGTGTAAACCCGCCCATACTCTACATGCCGTCCGTCGTTGGCTTATTTGCTTGCGTTTCCAGGCATTGTACCTAGCTGGGTAGGACGTAGGTGTAAGGCATGAATGAAGCACAAGATGTTGCAGCACATGCACGCCTTGTCTGCTCTGTTATAACCCCCTccaagtatactgtactccgtactttGTGACCTAGGTTCTTCCGTGCCTCCTGTGCCTCCGGGTGtgtcctcgctcgctcgctcgcttctcGGGCACAACCCGGAAGCAGTATTAGGATTGCCGCATCTGGAACACCACCAGTCCCGGGGGTGAAGGGGATTGCTCGTCCCCTCCTCTCATCCGATCGATTCCAACAAGAAGACAGAGAGGCATACATACATagggcccggcccggcccagcccagcccaggctaGTCCAGGCCCACCCCCCTCCAGCCTTGCGCCCCAGCCTCAGGGGCGAGACCGACATCAGGCCAGCCTCAAGACCGGAGCAACATGAGCCCAGCCTGGCCGAGCCTGGTCCAGGCCAGTTGGTCCGCCCTGCCGCCCTTCAATCGCTGCCTGCCAACGGCCCTGCAGCATGCCCTGCTTGCCCATCTCATGGTATCTGGACAAGCGCGCGGACCTCCCCGGCTGCGGCTCACGGCAGAAAGGCATTTCCGGGATTTCCGAAcccgggggggaaggggaatgGTCTCGAATCGGGAAGCCAAGGTGCAAGCAGCCACcacgggggagggaggagaagcaggagaaggaggaggagaactCACcattgacgacgacaaccacAATTGAACGCTGGGCCCGTGCGCCGGGCCTTGGCATCGtgcgaggaagagggcggTGTGAAAGATTAGGTACTTTGTAGATAGCTTCCCGCTTAGAATCTACGTAATACGGCACGCCGCATGTAAGGCCGGCCATAACGGACATGTCCCTCTCCCGCTTCGCAGGGTCTTCCGCCGGGAGGGGCGGGAATGGATGGGGACATGTCCTTTGTGTGATGCGGAACGGTGCGGGACTACGTGCGTGTAACGGTTGTGCGTCAACGACTCATTACATTGTCTGGCTGCATGAGGtgctgagctgctgcttcttcgtTCTTGTAGCGGTGTGCTTGCCAGTGTCACCAGCTGAGAGGGAGATCCATGAGTAGGTAGGATGCCAGCACTCGCAGGGTCCTTGGTCTTCATGCTGGCAGAGAGCGACAGACAGGCATTGCTTGCTCCTTGCGCGTCTCATCATCACCCGTCATCACGGCAGAGCGGCCGACCGAGTCCAGCAGCGgaaagggagagagggggcgATTATGGCCCGTTGCATGTGCTATGCTAAGACAAGCATCATGGTCAGCGGCTTGTCGACACGCTGTGCCGTGGGTACGACGTTTTGACTACAGATAACTTGTAGCAAgggtgcctgcctgcaccgGACGGATAGctgcaacggcgacggcgggcgatgcATGTCTCGAGTTTTGGCCCGAGGTCCGACACGCAGTTGGACGCTTTCCCGTTGGCTGACCTGCAACGCTGAgaccatcggcggcgacgagacgagctgccgctgccatctGCATTCGagtacgtatactgtactttgtacggaTGGGGGCTGGCTGATGGCGAGGTGGGACGAGGTTCAACCCACGGCATGGAAGCTGCTGACTCGGGAGATGTAAGTTCGTTCGAGCTTTTTGGGGGAGCGCTTTCAATGGGTGTTTGCAGCACAGGCGGTCGACCTCCATCCATTAGCACCTTCAAGGTTGGTAcaggtactaggtaggcaCTGGAGGGCAACGAccaggcagcgcagcgcagcgcaccACCTCCAGCAAGACCCATGGAGCCCACCTCAGGCAGTCTGTGCAGCGGAGGAACCGCCCGTGGAGCTCCCCATCTCCCCTCCATTGTTCAGCAGGCACCCACCAACTCTGCGTGCCACTTGCGGAGAGCCCTGTTGGAACTTGGGTGCACTCTGGCCCCCACATGGGCCGCACACTGGAAACGGCTTTAcacgctcgcccgccgcaaGACGCGTCTCACCCTCGCCCGACGCGTCaatctcgtcgccctcaacCCACCACACACCCGACCgcaacgccggcgccgcacaccaccaccaattCAGCCATCCAGTCACTCCGTCGATAGAGCGTCGTCTGCCATTCAGACTGCGTAAACCCAACTCATCGACTCCGATACAGCCATGCCGCACTCGGtcgagggaggagggcccgGCTCGCCCCAGGGCGCGGTCAAGGACGAGCCCATGGACGATGCGGGCATCCCCAGCAGCGCCCCggttgccgacggcgacggcgacgtcgacatgcagccgtccgacgccgccgatgccgcgccCCAACCCGTTAAGAAGGAGGTTCCGCTGGAAAACATGTTCGACGACGattccgacgacgacgagtttCCCAGCTCCGCCCCCGTCAAGGAGCAACcctcgagcccgcccgcgaggGCGCCCGCATCCCCAGTGttcgtcatcctcgaccCCCCCGCGCATGCACTCACTCTCCGCGAGAAGCCGTTCAACAGTAATTAAC from Purpureocillium takamizusanense chromosome 3, complete sequence includes:
- the SKN7_3 gene encoding kinase-regulated stress-responsive transcription factor skn7 (EggNog:ENOG503NV9B~BUSCO:EOG09264DYD~COG:K~COG:T) codes for the protein MSGTELAAAPGGGNNASEFVRKLFRMLEDPSHQDVARWGKDGDSFVVVEGEKFTRSILPKHFKHSNMSSFIRQLNKYDFHKVKPSTDSESSNPNGNILEFKHPYFRADSKDGLDNIRRKAPAPRKQPAAEDFTTSQHVSVISEQLTATQQQVQQLQELYADVSQTNRLLVNEVLTLQKMLNAQKQAQYELLNYLSPYNDSRNRTLVNQQIGSNGTADVDDSVPELRRARELLSSVTTDSVADRELERLQGMYGSPTDSATIITPVSMPMMHDPMTDLSRYPVYPVGQTVGIDPFSSDHIHKIPYAMPNEGASMGVSEPPTTSAQATAPAPAAPATAPAPAADKSTSLWGPKKPLVFLVEDDSTCAKIGIKFLKSMGCEVEHAQNGADAFNRVSTVGRDHFDMMFMDIIMPRLDGVSATMYIRQHCPSTPIIAMTSNIRPDEVNSYFEHGMNGVLAKPFTKEGMLKSIKTHMAHLLKNPPPPQNETDGSGYMMGGVPFMGNSMKFETSTPPPPGASGSGWSPGHMAQGGTDQWGGFMNGGNQYGMGRHGYGTAMDSTSGRMSDHDSPPEKRQRLNQGNYG